One Kitasatospora sp. MAP12-44 DNA segment encodes these proteins:
- a CDS encoding pentapeptide repeat-containing protein, whose translation MHIKRSEDWKPSQYLAPAALILVVGAFVVALWRAPWWLDHQYLKAGLTPAEATTVSGLRTALVALGAGILAVAGLFYTHHTLQQTRIRDRSEAKLAQSGQFTDRFGKAIGQMASDKPVEQLGGIYALERIMWDSPEDHSTIVEVLAAFVRGQSPAPEESAAFEQTLEQATGSSRRPARLLPASLSRLFRTVSPITSRTDPALSDFMPLPIWHTITEPVQAALTVLGRRPPDRPELFRLNLRNTDLRGAVLHGAHLEAADLTGAHLEGATLDGAHLEHATLGAAYLRYTTLSEAHLEHADLGGTHLEHAILSEAYLRGADLRFANLKAADLTGAHLEDTDLTIPNQPSAYLGGRTHNHSLTVDQLVAARPFKNTRLPADLAADRRVMARVAEVETDQPDGLPK comes from the coding sequence ATGCACATCAAGCGGTCAGAAGACTGGAAGCCAAGCCAATACCTGGCACCGGCCGCCCTCATCCTGGTGGTGGGGGCATTCGTCGTAGCGCTGTGGCGGGCCCCCTGGTGGCTCGACCACCAATATCTGAAGGCCGGACTCACGCCGGCCGAGGCGACTACGGTGTCGGGGTTGCGCACCGCACTGGTGGCACTCGGAGCCGGGATCCTGGCCGTCGCCGGATTGTTTTACACCCACCACACCTTGCAGCAGACCCGGATCAGGGACCGCAGCGAGGCAAAACTTGCCCAATCGGGGCAGTTCACAGACCGGTTCGGCAAAGCGATCGGCCAGATGGCCTCGGATAAGCCAGTCGAACAGCTTGGCGGCATCTACGCACTGGAACGGATCATGTGGGACTCGCCCGAGGACCACTCGACAATCGTGGAAGTGCTCGCGGCATTCGTCCGCGGGCAATCCCCTGCGCCAGAGGAGTCCGCCGCATTCGAGCAAACCCTTGAGCAGGCCACCGGATCGAGCCGACGCCCTGCTCGGTTGCTCCCTGCGAGCCTGTCACGGCTGTTCCGGACCGTTTCGCCGATCACGTCTCGGACGGACCCTGCCTTGTCAGACTTCATGCCCCTTCCCATCTGGCACACCATCACCGAGCCGGTACAAGCGGCGTTGACCGTGCTCGGGCGCCGACCCCCGGATCGGCCCGAGCTCTTCCGCCTCAACCTAAGAAACACAGATCTTCGCGGCGCGGTCCTGCACGGGGCCCACCTTGAGGCCGCGGACCTGACCGGGGCCCACCTGGAGGGCGCGACGCTGGACGGGGCCCACCTGGAGCATGCGACGCTGGGCGCGGCTTACCTGCGGTACACGACCCTGAGCGAGGCCCATCTGGAGCACGCGGACCTGGGCGGGACCCATCTGGAGCACGCGATCCTGAGCGAGGCTTACCTGAGAGGAGCGGACCTCCGCTTTGCCAACCTGAAGGCCGCGGACCTGACCGGGGCCCATCTGGAGGACACGGACCTGACGATTCCAAACCAGCCCAGCGCGTACTTGGGCGGGAGGACCCACAACCACTCCTTGACCGTTGACCAACTTGTGGCTGCACGTCCCTTCAAGAACACCCGACTGCCAGCGGATCTGGCGGCCGATCGTCGGGTCATGGCACGGGTGGCGGAGGTAGAAACGGACCAGCCCGATGGGCTTCCGAAATAA
- a CDS encoding NlpC/P60 family protein produces MITRTGRLLGGAALLLVLGLVLTAVVAAHAAGLAQDQADKARQARAPCPGATLTDADTAQLTQQVGQALNGSPASVQVPGLDVPGEQLPNAKTIVATGVQLDVPARGQIIALATALQESDLRNRPSGDRDSVGLFQQRPSQGWGTAQQINDPVYASTRFYTALLAVPGWEQLPLTDAAQKVQLSGHPDAYAPHEPLATALQQAIAPTLGQPATAPPPGGTAPWSAGGCTTPDQAAAGTIPPGTLPAGYTIPQDTPVAVHTAIQWALGQLGTPYQWGGQCTNPHGSDPAGRCDCSSLVQRAYGVAGITLERTTYDQVNQGTAVPVDPAALRPGDLVFTEGTVAQPGHVAMAIGQGLLVQAPHTGAVVDVVEVATHGTVLAVRRVVAS; encoded by the coding sequence ATGATCACGCGCACCGGCCGCCTGCTCGGCGGCGCAGCCCTCCTGCTCGTCCTCGGCCTGGTCCTGACCGCCGTGGTCGCCGCCCACGCCGCCGGCCTCGCCCAGGACCAGGCCGACAAAGCCCGGCAGGCCCGGGCGCCCTGCCCCGGCGCCACGCTGACGGATGCCGACACCGCCCAACTCACCCAGCAGGTCGGCCAGGCGCTGAACGGCTCCCCCGCCAGCGTCCAGGTGCCGGGCCTGGACGTGCCGGGCGAGCAGCTCCCCAACGCCAAGACCATCGTGGCGACCGGCGTCCAGTTGGACGTCCCGGCCCGCGGCCAGATCATCGCGCTCGCCACCGCGCTCCAGGAATCCGACCTGCGCAACCGCCCCAGCGGGGACCGGGACTCCGTCGGACTGTTCCAGCAACGCCCCTCCCAGGGCTGGGGCACCGCGCAGCAGATCAACGACCCCGTCTACGCGAGCACCAGGTTCTACACCGCACTGCTCGCCGTGCCCGGCTGGGAGCAACTGCCGCTCACCGACGCCGCCCAGAAGGTGCAACTCTCCGGCCACCCCGACGCCTACGCCCCGCACGAGCCGCTCGCGACCGCACTGCAGCAGGCCATCGCCCCCACACTCGGCCAGCCGGCTACCGCACCGCCACCCGGCGGCACGGCCCCGTGGAGTGCTGGCGGGTGCACTACGCCGGACCAGGCCGCCGCCGGGACGATCCCACCCGGCACACTCCCGGCCGGCTACACCATCCCCCAGGACACGCCTGTCGCGGTGCATACCGCGATCCAGTGGGCGCTCGGCCAACTCGGCACGCCCTACCAGTGGGGCGGGCAGTGCACCAATCCCCACGGCAGCGATCCGGCCGGGCGGTGCGACTGCTCGTCCCTGGTGCAGCGCGCCTACGGCGTCGCCGGCATCACCCTGGAACGGACCACCTACGACCAGGTCAATCAGGGGACCGCCGTCCCGGTCGACCCCGCCGCGCTGCGCCCAGGCGACCTCGTCTTCACGGAGGGAACAGTCGCCCAGCCCGGGCACGTCGCCATGGCCATCGGCCAAGGACTTCTGGTGCAGGCGCCGCACACCGGAGCGGTGGTCGACGTCGTCGAGGTGGCCACCCACGGCACTGTCCTCGCCGTGCGGCGGGTAGTGGCGAGCTGA
- a CDS encoding ATP-binding protein — translation MKLPVRHVAGNIVWTTHGACWAIWRVAASNYSHAPSAAKRARLQALESLVKALVGEPMLLSLCPQVDPVAVVRAMVADVDLAASPRYDRLGHAVLDELEAMELTGRTDWLAVPLPALNRRDAVASVWSAATAELDLQFGLLPAAITAAEIERRTGQARRMHAQWPTGVAMRPATEAEILWIYGHSARRGLIEPLLPDGTEPAMRGRGRTVAALNEVVLAEGCTDGAGGRRAAPTGPFKRRFLQVSSEWGDSYQALLALSEMPEAFALPGAAYLQQLDDLAYPVDWAARLVVTPGVKAEAKTRRRARHLRAQVAEYEGDPAGPPATVTQHVADNDEYRERLTASAREVEVRAMVTLAVWGAAADEAQERAAQLASDFGATDYTFSRPVGEQTSLWQAMLPGCRTPRVLLGYAQTLLARDFAMAMPWCGSQLGDEHGPLFGLQLASGGARPVLVDPARGPRENTSASMAFLGEPGAGKSVAMKAAVFNVLATGRRADLSGSRGRAVIVDRTKEEEWVRFAQSCPGTTQVIRIDQRAEVSLDPLRLFVADSPKKAARFCESFLTLLLGVRPMELEGVALSEAVQAVLERPAPSMRALVEELTVRGADDVAAKTLARKLNAVARKDLSRVVFDDALPVVDTRRADSVVFAVNALQLPKKAELASNHRIERLEFEKVMGRAVMYLVAAVARESVMEDQQEFGVAVFDECWWLTSSDEGLDLLLELIRDGRKHRAAAYLASHDPYDIGPSDNEKGAVIRGLIPHRLVFRQTNRDLAQRALAFLGADASDRGLLDLVTTGLSPIDLPKEEKLARAGECLYHDLATRIGLMRVLIPLDEAITQTIHTTPGDYQAAA, via the coding sequence ATGAAGCTGCCCGTCCGGCACGTCGCCGGCAACATCGTCTGGACGACGCACGGGGCCTGCTGGGCGATCTGGCGGGTGGCCGCCAGCAACTACTCCCACGCCCCCTCTGCCGCGAAGAGGGCCCGGCTTCAGGCGTTGGAGTCGCTGGTCAAGGCGCTGGTCGGGGAGCCGATGCTGCTGAGCCTGTGCCCGCAGGTCGACCCCGTCGCCGTGGTGCGCGCCATGGTCGCCGACGTCGACCTCGCGGCGAGCCCGCGCTACGACCGGCTCGGCCACGCCGTGCTGGACGAGCTGGAGGCGATGGAGCTCACCGGCCGCACGGACTGGCTGGCCGTCCCGCTGCCCGCGCTCAACCGCCGTGACGCCGTGGCCTCGGTCTGGTCCGCCGCGACGGCGGAGCTGGACCTGCAGTTCGGTCTGCTGCCCGCCGCGATCACCGCCGCCGAGATCGAGCGGCGCACCGGGCAGGCCCGCCGGATGCACGCCCAGTGGCCCACCGGGGTGGCCATGCGCCCCGCCACGGAGGCCGAGATCCTGTGGATCTACGGCCACAGCGCCCGGCGCGGCCTCATCGAGCCGCTGCTGCCGGACGGCACCGAACCGGCGATGCGCGGTCGCGGTCGCACGGTCGCCGCGCTGAACGAGGTGGTGCTCGCCGAGGGCTGCACCGACGGCGCCGGCGGTCGGCGCGCTGCTCCCACCGGCCCGTTCAAGCGGCGCTTCCTGCAGGTGTCCAGCGAGTGGGGCGACTCCTACCAGGCGCTCCTGGCGTTGTCCGAGATGCCGGAGGCCTTCGCGCTCCCGGGGGCGGCCTACCTGCAGCAGCTCGACGACCTCGCTTACCCCGTCGACTGGGCGGCCCGACTGGTCGTCACCCCCGGTGTGAAGGCAGAGGCGAAGACCCGCCGCCGGGCCCGGCACCTGCGCGCGCAGGTCGCCGAGTACGAGGGCGACCCGGCCGGCCCCCCGGCGACGGTGACGCAGCACGTGGCCGACAACGACGAGTACCGGGAGCGGCTGACCGCCTCCGCGCGCGAAGTCGAGGTCCGGGCCATGGTCACCCTCGCTGTCTGGGGCGCCGCTGCGGACGAGGCGCAGGAGCGCGCCGCCCAGCTGGCAAGCGACTTCGGCGCCACCGACTACACGTTCTCCCGTCCGGTGGGCGAGCAGACCAGCCTGTGGCAGGCGATGCTGCCCGGCTGCCGCACCCCCAGGGTGCTGCTCGGCTACGCGCAGACGCTGCTCGCGCGGGACTTCGCGATGGCCATGCCCTGGTGCGGCTCGCAGCTGGGTGACGAGCACGGCCCGCTGTTCGGTCTGCAGCTCGCCTCCGGCGGCGCCCGCCCCGTGCTGGTCGACCCGGCCCGGGGGCCCCGGGAGAACACGAGCGCGTCGATGGCGTTCCTCGGCGAGCCCGGCGCGGGCAAGTCGGTGGCGATGAAGGCTGCCGTCTTCAACGTCCTCGCCACCGGTCGCCGGGCCGACCTGTCGGGCTCGCGCGGCCGGGCGGTGATCGTGGACCGCACCAAGGAGGAGGAGTGGGTGCGCTTCGCGCAGTCCTGCCCGGGCACCACCCAGGTCATCAGGATCGATCAGCGGGCGGAGGTCAGCCTCGACCCGCTGAGGCTCTTCGTGGCGGACAGCCCGAAGAAGGCGGCCCGATTCTGCGAGAGCTTTCTGACGCTTCTGCTGGGTGTGCGGCCGATGGAACTGGAGGGGGTCGCGCTGTCGGAGGCGGTCCAGGCCGTGCTGGAGCGGCCGGCGCCCTCGATGCGGGCGCTGGTGGAGGAGCTGACGGTGCGTGGTGCTGATGATGTGGCCGCGAAGACGCTGGCCCGCAAGTTGAACGCGGTCGCACGCAAGGACCTGTCCCGGGTCGTCTTCGACGATGCACTGCCGGTCGTCGACACCCGCAGGGCCGACAGCGTGGTCTTCGCCGTCAACGCCCTGCAGCTGCCCAAGAAGGCCGAACTCGCCTCCAATCACCGCATCGAGCGCCTGGAGTTCGAGAAGGTCATGGGCCGGGCGGTCATGTACCTGGTCGCCGCCGTCGCGCGAGAGAGCGTCATGGAGGACCAGCAGGAGTTCGGCGTCGCCGTCTTCGACGAGTGCTGGTGGCTCACCAGCAGCGACGAGGGCCTGGACCTGCTGCTGGAGCTGATCCGCGACGGCCGCAAGCACCGCGCCGCCGCCTACCTCGCCTCCCACGACCCCTACGACATCGGCCCCTCCGACAACGAGAAGGGCGCCGTGATCAGGGGCCTTATCCCCCACCGGTTGGTCTTCCGCCAGACCAACCGCGACCTGGCGCAGCGGGCGTTGGCGTTCCTCGGCGCCGATGCCAGCGACCGCGGCCTGCTCGACCTGGTCACCACCGGCCTGTCCCCGATCGACCTGCCAAAAGAGGAAAAGCTCGCCCGGGCCGGCGAATGCCTCTACCACGACCTCGCCACCCGGATCGGCCTCATGCGCGTCCTCATCCCCCTCGACGAAGCCATCACCCAGACCATCCACACCACCCCCGGCGACTACCAGGCCGCAGCATGA
- a CDS encoding conjugal transfer protein, producing MKGLLNRWQPSAPADAAEDEDEQGWEEEGAGGWSWSTGATANAAVLLRWAAWGLMLLGPLLGSAALLSRPASAGPGRPQSPASAPTAGSQGAAGFAQLFVAAFISAGDGDQAKLAAFYPGATDLRLEGAPGRRSGDQLAVVRLRQTDRDVWSVTVAARITPTAGSASPAVDGTGTATTPPAVAGSVHYFQVPVATAPAGGGALGYVALAMPAEVAGPSLVQAPALVYGPMRPALPGDPLTQVAAAGLAAYLTGAGGLERYLAPGTRLTAISPAPYTALTVDQLAVEGEQDGDPVTGVPGDGTRLRLLVVLRAAGADGVRVPLTYALTLRARAGRWEIASLDGAPAEAATHGLVAPASPSS from the coding sequence GTGAAGGGCCTGCTGAACCGCTGGCAGCCGAGCGCCCCGGCGGATGCGGCAGAGGACGAGGACGAGCAGGGGTGGGAGGAGGAGGGTGCGGGTGGCTGGTCGTGGTCGACCGGCGCGACCGCGAACGCGGCGGTGCTGCTGCGCTGGGCGGCGTGGGGTCTGATGCTGCTGGGCCCGTTGCTCGGCTCCGCCGCCCTGCTGTCCCGCCCGGCCTCGGCCGGCCCGGGCAGGCCGCAGTCCCCGGCGAGCGCACCGACCGCCGGCTCGCAGGGAGCGGCGGGGTTCGCCCAGCTCTTCGTCGCCGCGTTCATCTCGGCGGGCGACGGCGACCAGGCCAAGCTCGCCGCCTTCTACCCCGGCGCCACCGACCTGCGCCTCGAAGGCGCACCTGGCCGGCGCAGCGGCGACCAGCTGGCCGTGGTGCGGCTGCGTCAGACCGACCGGGACGTGTGGTCGGTGACGGTCGCCGCCCGCATCACCCCCACCGCCGGCTCGGCCTCCCCGGCGGTCGATGGTACCGGCACGGCGACGACCCCGCCCGCGGTGGCCGGGTCGGTGCACTACTTTCAGGTGCCGGTGGCGACCGCTCCCGCCGGGGGCGGGGCGCTGGGGTATGTGGCGCTGGCGATGCCGGCCGAGGTCGCCGGGCCGTCGCTGGTTCAGGCTCCGGCGCTGGTGTACGGGCCGATGCGGCCCGCACTGCCCGGCGACCCGCTGACCCAGGTCGCCGCGGCGGGTCTGGCGGCCTACCTGACCGGCGCCGGCGGGCTGGAGCGCTACCTCGCCCCGGGCACCCGGCTGACGGCGATCAGCCCGGCCCCCTATACCGCGCTGACTGTCGACCAGCTGGCCGTCGAAGGCGAGCAGGACGGCGATCCGGTGACGGGAGTGCCGGGCGACGGGACGCGGCTGCGGCTGCTGGTCGTGCTGCGTGCCGCCGGGGCGGACGGGGTCCGGGTTCCGCTCACCTACGCCCTCACCCTGCGGGCCCGGGCCGGCCGCTGGGAGATCGCCTCCCTGGACGGCGCCCCCGCCGAGGCAGCCACCCACGGGCTCGTCGCTCCTGCCTCCCCCTCTTCCTGA
- a CDS encoding DNA polymerase subunit beta: MHKHVVIAGAGPAGLACARAIVSANSGTDILLLEAGRPYDHRPCPVDRGFKCTGCAGLCNVVSGFGGSMHYGDGAKLSLLPSGRRLVPHLGADRATELCDTAFSWLTEPLATKPPLMGENLTDRAIHAFATNHLRIREYPVAVLGESDLRTVIGGWHDLLAPAVELWHSAELAAARPNGDGLALTVRTARGEQQVTCDHLVLATGRRGVTSTTALLQNLAVPTDLPDISIGVRLEMAAELLEAIGEEHPDLKVSQLDHAQKIKSFCFCGGPNGGRIKLTNYQDAFGESIITLDGHETTERERGNRSLASNFGLLCQVQGRGNALQARDSFIATYRRLASGRPFAQSLRGFLQRTGDRATWLGLESRMPFQPSVMDLSVGRVDQLFTDAEHASLVAGLRRFMDSILAHSGRELAVDDLVDDVLVVGPEMEFLWEKPRIDADCKVPDLPVYVVGDCAGIAQGVVQAAMMGIAAGRAIAATGRGQRTTLADTARR, encoded by the coding sequence ATGCACAAGCACGTCGTCATCGCGGGCGCCGGACCGGCCGGGCTGGCCTGCGCCCGCGCCATCGTCTCCGCGAACTCCGGCACGGACATCCTGCTCCTAGAGGCCGGCCGCCCCTACGATCACCGCCCATGCCCCGTCGACAGGGGCTTCAAGTGCACCGGATGCGCCGGGCTGTGCAACGTCGTCAGCGGATTCGGCGGCTCCATGCACTACGGCGACGGCGCCAAGCTCAGCCTGCTGCCGTCCGGCAGGCGCCTCGTCCCGCACCTGGGCGCCGACCGCGCAACGGAACTGTGCGACACCGCGTTCTCCTGGCTGACCGAACCGCTGGCCACCAAGCCCCCCTTGATGGGTGAGAACCTCACCGACAGGGCGATCCACGCCTTCGCCACGAACCACCTGCGCATCCGCGAGTACCCGGTCGCGGTCCTCGGCGAGAGTGACCTGCGCACCGTCATCGGAGGCTGGCACGACCTGCTGGCACCCGCCGTCGAGCTGTGGCACAGCGCCGAGCTGGCTGCCGCGAGGCCCAACGGTGACGGCCTGGCGCTCACCGTCCGCACCGCCCGCGGCGAGCAGCAGGTCACCTGCGACCACCTGGTGCTGGCCACCGGAAGGCGCGGCGTCACCTCCACCACCGCCCTGCTGCAGAACCTCGCAGTGCCGACCGATCTGCCGGACATCTCGATCGGGGTGCGCCTGGAGATGGCCGCCGAGCTGCTGGAGGCGATCGGCGAGGAGCACCCCGATCTCAAGGTCTCCCAGCTCGACCACGCCCAGAAGATCAAGTCGTTCTGCTTCTGCGGCGGCCCCAACGGCGGGCGCATCAAGCTGACGAACTACCAGGACGCCTTCGGGGAGTCGATCATCACCCTCGACGGACACGAGACCACCGAGCGCGAGCGCGGCAACCGGTCGCTGGCGTCGAACTTCGGTCTGCTCTGCCAGGTGCAGGGCCGCGGCAACGCCCTGCAGGCACGGGACTCCTTCATCGCCACCTACCGCCGGCTCGCCAGTGGCCGTCCGTTCGCACAGAGCCTGCGGGGCTTCCTACAGCGCACCGGCGACCGCGCCACCTGGCTGGGGCTGGAGAGCCGGATGCCGTTCCAGCCCTCGGTGATGGACCTGTCGGTCGGCCGCGTCGACCAGCTGTTCACCGACGCCGAGCACGCCAGTCTCGTCGCGGGCTTGCGCCGGTTCATGGACTCGATCCTCGCCCACTCCGGCCGCGAGCTGGCCGTCGACGACCTGGTGGACGACGTCCTGGTGGTCGGGCCCGAGATGGAGTTCCTCTGGGAGAAGCCGAGGATCGACGCCGACTGCAAGGTGCCTGACCTGCCTGTCTACGTAGTCGGGGACTGCGCCGGCATCGCCCAGGGCGTCGTCCAGGCCGCCATGATGGGCATCGCCGCCGGCCGGGCCATCGCCGCCACCGGCCGGGGCCAGCGCACCACCCTCGCCGACACCGCCCGCAGGTGA
- a CDS encoding GNAT family N-acetyltransferase — MSAPATPVVLRRYGAGNAAVLADTLTDIWAEAHADHDDVAQAGFTSETLRRQIAGHARRDEFTLIAAYVDGQIVGFGYGFRCAPAYWYGEELLPSIPLEARTTDSLAGICELAVRPGWQGQGVGTRLHSALLEALRPQWVSLLAMPGDRPAQRLYHRLGYQYAGPYQAGSDGPVLDLLLLRTAF; from the coding sequence ATGAGCGCCCCCGCCACACCCGTGGTCCTACGCCGATACGGCGCCGGCAACGCCGCCGTGCTGGCCGACACACTGACCGACATCTGGGCCGAGGCCCACGCCGACCACGACGACGTCGCCCAAGCCGGCTTCACGTCCGAGACACTGCGCCGCCAGATCGCCGGCCACGCCCGGCGGGACGAATTCACGCTGATCGCCGCCTACGTCGACGGCCAGATCGTCGGCTTCGGCTACGGCTTCCGCTGCGCCCCGGCGTACTGGTACGGCGAGGAACTGCTGCCGTCCATCCCCCTGGAGGCGCGCACCACCGACTCACTCGCCGGGATCTGCGAGCTCGCGGTCCGGCCTGGATGGCAGGGCCAGGGAGTCGGCACCCGACTGCACAGCGCCCTGCTTGAGGCACTCCGGCCGCAGTGGGTTTCCCTGCTGGCCATGCCCGGCGACCGGCCCGCCCAGCGGCTCTACCACCGCCTTGGCTATCAGTACGCCGGACCGTACCAAGCTGGATCGGATGGGCCGGTGCTAGACCTGCTACTTCTTCGCACGGCCTTCTAG
- a CDS encoding IS1634 family transposase, with translation MVERRLGALPASAEFLRRLDVAGIIDELCPIRDLAHLTHGQVIEVLVANRLSCPTSMVRVGDWARKWAVEEVFGVEPALLNDDRLARALDAIAPRLEEITGSVGAQAIAEFGIDVGQLHWDMTSMSMFGAYEDQEDGFPQVKYGHPKDRRVDLKQIQAGLAVTRDGGIPVFHRAYDGGAGEVAQVVGAMKALRKIADRKDFLLVADSKLVSHPNITALLDAKVDFIAPLPAAQVDAGVYAALDVDRAEPVNYVNDRDRERNTPADQRESYRVLEDVHVMAGPRKSDPVHRLRRVLVHSTGNAKGQRAARTKRLAKATEDLDKLQRSAGGRYYNTAAKVEARIGVIAKSRRVANCLHTTVTTDEDGRPSLGWTFDQAVLDAQAAADGWYALVTRLTAEQADAAEVLRRYKGQGVVERRYHDFKGPLAVAPIFLENNRRITALITVICLALLVFCLIERQVRQALGPEQTMSGLYPDNRKVRPTGRMIFYQLDSLMLRPGTATSPPTILISRGVEAHLLELLGIDETRPRWLET, from the coding sequence GTGGTGGAGAGGCGTCTGGGCGCTCTGCCTGCCTCTGCCGAGTTTCTGCGCCGGCTGGACGTGGCCGGGATCATCGACGAGCTGTGCCCGATCCGGGATCTGGCCCACCTGACGCACGGGCAGGTCATCGAGGTCCTGGTCGCCAACCGGCTCTCGTGCCCGACGTCGATGGTCCGGGTGGGCGACTGGGCGCGCAAATGGGCCGTCGAGGAGGTCTTCGGCGTGGAGCCCGCACTGCTGAACGACGACCGGCTCGCCCGGGCCCTGGACGCCATCGCACCGCGCCTGGAGGAGATCACCGGCTCGGTCGGCGCGCAGGCCATCGCGGAGTTCGGCATCGACGTCGGGCAGCTCCACTGGGACATGACCTCGATGTCCATGTTCGGCGCCTACGAGGACCAGGAGGACGGATTCCCGCAGGTCAAGTACGGTCACCCCAAGGACCGGCGGGTCGATCTGAAGCAGATCCAGGCCGGGCTGGCCGTCACCCGCGACGGCGGCATCCCGGTCTTCCACCGCGCCTACGACGGCGGCGCCGGCGAGGTCGCCCAGGTCGTCGGCGCGATGAAAGCCCTGCGGAAGATCGCCGACCGCAAGGACTTCCTCCTCGTCGCGGACTCCAAGCTGGTCTCCCACCCGAACATCACCGCGTTGCTGGACGCGAAGGTCGACTTCATCGCCCCGCTCCCGGCCGCCCAGGTGGACGCCGGTGTCTACGCCGCTCTGGACGTGGACCGCGCCGAGCCGGTCAACTACGTCAACGACCGCGACCGCGAGCGGAACACCCCTGCCGACCAGCGCGAGTCTTACCGGGTCCTGGAAGACGTCCACGTCATGGCCGGGCCCCGCAAAAGCGATCCCGTGCACCGGCTGCGCAGGGTCCTGGTCCACTCCACCGGCAACGCCAAGGGACAGCGGGCCGCCCGCACGAAACGCCTGGCCAAGGCCACCGAGGACCTGGACAAGCTGCAACGCTCGGCCGGCGGGCGGTACTACAACACCGCGGCCAAGGTCGAAGCCCGGATCGGTGTCATCGCCAAATCCCGCCGGGTCGCGAACTGCCTGCACACCACCGTCACCACCGACGAGGACGGGCGTCCGTCGCTGGGCTGGACCTTCGATCAAGCCGTCCTGGATGCCCAGGCCGCCGCCGACGGCTGGTACGCGCTGGTGACCCGGCTCACCGCCGAGCAGGCCGACGCCGCCGAAGTGCTCCGGCGCTACAAGGGCCAGGGCGTGGTCGAACGCCGCTACCACGACTTCAAGGGGCCCCTGGCCGTCGCACCGATCTTCCTCGAGAACAACCGCCGCATCACGGCCCTGATCACCGTGATCTGCCTGGCCCTGCTGGTCTTCTGCCTGATCGAACGCCAGGTCCGCCAGGCCCTGGGCCCCGAGCAGACCATGTCCGGCCTCTACCCCGACAACCGCAAGGTCCGCCCCACCGGCCGCATGATCTTCTACCAGCTCGACAGTCTCATGCTCCGACCCGGCACCGCCACCAGCCCACCCACCATCCTCATCAGCCGAGGAGTCGAAGCACACCTGCTCGAACTCCTCGGCATCGACGAAACCCGCCCCCGCTGGCTGGAGACCTAA